A single window of Ananas comosus cultivar F153 linkage group 17, ASM154086v1, whole genome shotgun sequence DNA harbors:
- the LOC109723374 gene encoding uncharacterized protein LOC109723374: protein MDTVQIEKLLAMKRYAKKQLLISNLVQYSLQASVLGLFLSSPSWLPRLYCTAKLLLSATMGPKCLFILSNIIIIFLVGESKISRPPPERDAYEDCAARSPGIRGGVESDAVDDQREESAVEDHPVEECRERDIVEVVEEEKVVVVVDEEREKGGRERESEEVDGEEEEEERGLPAEELKRRVEDFIAKVNMQRRLEAMMIIRYE from the exons atggaCACGGTTCAAATAGAGAAGCTTCTTGCGATGAAGAGATATGCAAAGAAGCAGCTCCTCATCTCAAACTTAGTCCAATACTCTCTCCAAGCTTCTGTGCTCGGCTTGTTCCTCTCAAGCCCTAGTTGGCTTCCCAGGCTCTACTGCACCGCAAAGCTCCTCCTCTCGGCGACCATGGGCCCCAAATGCCTGTTCATACTCTCcaacatcatcatcatattCCTCGTCGGCGAGTCGAAGATATCGCGGCCCCCCCCGGAACGCGACGCCTACGAGGACTGCGCGGCGAGGAGTCCGGGCATTCGAGGCGGCGTCGAGAGCGACGCAGTCGATGATCAGAGGGAGGAGAGTGCGGTGGAGGACCATCCTGTTGAAGAGTGTAGAGAGAGGGATATTGTAGAAGTTGTTGAAGAGGAgaaagtggtggtggtggtggatgaggagagagagaaaggtggt agagagagagaaagtgaggaggtggatggagaggaggaggaggaggagagaggttTACCTGCAGAAGAACTGAAGAGAAGAGTGGAGGATTTTATTGCAAAAGTGAACATGCAGAGGAGATTAGAAGCTATGATGATTATTCGCTACGAATAA